One segment of Longimicrobiaceae bacterium DNA contains the following:
- the nadE gene encoding NAD(+) synthase — protein sequence MQKSRDPRALVEGLTGWIREHVERAGATGAVFGLSGGIDSAVACGLCARAMGPERCLGVVMPIGNVPEDEELGRLTGERFGVRVIAPDLLPAFQALEEAFRAERDATGLEPTSPEAAVLATANVKPRLRMTTLYHFASLLNYLVVGTGNKAELTVGYFTKYGDSGVDLLPLADLTKTEVRAVARELSVPERIVERAPSAGLWEGQTDEEELGITYEQIDRYLEEGSSGSAEADARIRRRFLASQHKRELPPAALLA from the coding sequence ATGCAGAAGAGCAGAGACCCCCGCGCCCTCGTCGAGGGCCTCACGGGCTGGATCCGCGAGCACGTGGAGCGCGCCGGGGCCACGGGCGCCGTGTTCGGCCTGTCCGGGGGGATCGACTCGGCGGTGGCGTGCGGCCTCTGCGCCCGGGCAATGGGCCCGGAGCGCTGCCTGGGGGTGGTGATGCCCATCGGCAACGTGCCGGAGGACGAGGAGCTGGGTCGGCTGACGGGGGAGCGCTTCGGGGTGCGGGTGATCGCCCCCGACCTCCTCCCGGCTTTCCAGGCGCTGGAGGAGGCCTTCCGCGCCGAGCGCGACGCCACCGGCCTGGAGCCCACCAGCCCCGAGGCCGCCGTGCTCGCCACCGCCAACGTCAAGCCCCGCCTGCGGATGACGACCCTCTACCACTTCGCCTCGCTGCTGAACTACCTGGTCGTGGGCACGGGGAACAAGGCGGAGCTGACGGTGGGGTACTTCACCAAGTATGGCGACTCCGGGGTGGACCTCCTCCCCCTGGCCGACCTCACCAAGACCGAGGTGCGGGCCGTGGCGCGGGAGTTGAGCGTCCCTGAGCGGATCGTGGAGCGGGCGCCCTCCGCCGGGCTGTGGGAGGGGCAGACCGACGAGGAGGAGCTGGGGATCACCTACGAGCAGATCGACCGCTACCTGGAGGAGGGGAGCTCCGGGAGCGCGGAGGCGGACGCCCGGATCCGCCGCCGCTTCCTGGCGAGCCAGCACAAGCGCGAGCTCCCGCCCGCGGCCCTGCTCGCGTGA